The Iamia sp. SCSIO 61187 genomic sequence CCTTCTGCCGATCCCCATCCACCGTGACGGTGGACGAGGGTCGACGGAAGGGGGCTAGAGGAGGGCGTTGATCGCCTCGGCCAGGGCGACGTCGCGCTCGGTGAGGCCGCCGGCGTCGTGGCTCACCAGGTCGATGGTGACGGTGTTCCACGAATTCGACCAGTCGGGGTGGTGGTCCGCCTTCTCGGCGGCGAGGGCCACCCGGGTCATGAAGGCGAAGGCCTCGGAGAAGTCGGCGAAGCGCAGCTCGCGGTGGAGCCGGCCGTCGACCTCCTCCCAGCCCTCCGGTGCGGTCGCGGCGGGGTCGCTCATGATCACCAGTCTGCCCCGGACGATGTCCGACGATCCCTCATCACCGGCACCCGGCCGACCGATGAGGGAGGGTGGAGCGCGCGGATCCCACGCCGGCGGGCGAGCGGCGACGAGCACCCCGGCCCGACCGGCCCAACACGGTGGCGTCCCGGCTGCGCCTCCCGATCACCGTCTTCATCCTCGCCGCCGTCTTCGTCACCGCCGCCGGGGGCGTGTCGCTGGTCGTGGCCGACCGCACCCTCGACGAGATGGTCGACGAGATCGACCCGGTGAGGATCGCCACCCGCGACAGCCTCGATGCCATCCTCGACGCCGACGACCAGTTCCGCGGCTACCGCCTGACCTGGGACGAGAGCTACCTGCCGGCGTACCGCGCAGCGCGGGACCGCTACCCGGCGGCCCAGTCCCGGGTCGAGGGGCTGACCGACGACGCCGTCATCGAGGCGGCCCTCGACGACCAGGAGCAGCTCTTCGCGCAGTGGGTCGCCTTCGCCGACCGGGTCGAGCGCGTCGGCTCCACCGATCAGGAGGCGGCCGAGCGGCTGGTGCGCACCGGTCGCGGACGGTCGCTGATCGACCAGATCCGCACCGCCAACGACCGCGCCGCCGAGCGGCTCGACGAGCTGGACGGACAGGTGGCGGCCCGGAGCCGGCGGACCACCGTCCTGGTCGGCCTGCTCGCCCTCGTCGTCCTCGTCCTCGCCGGCGCCGTGGGAATCGTGGCCACGCGCCGGGCGCGGCGATCGGTCGTCGAGCCGCTGGAGCGCCTGCACGCCACCATCGCCCGCCACCGCGGCGGCGATCGGTCGGCCCGGGCCGACATCGACGGGGCCGTGGAGGTGCGGGTCGTCTCGGCCGCCTTCAACCGCCTCGCCGCCGCCGACGCCGAGCTCAGCGCCCGCCAGGAGGCGCTGCTCGCGCAGGAGCGCAGGGTGCGCCAACTCGGCCGGGAGATCCGGGCGACGCTCGACCCGCAGGCGGTGGTCCGCCTCACGGCCGATGCGCTGGGGCCGGCCACGGGCGCCGACCGGGTCGTGATCCGCCCCGTGGCCGACAACGCCCTCGGCGCCGCCGAGACCACGTGGACGCGCGACGCGGTCACCGCAGCCTCGGGTGACACCGCCCTCGACCCCCATCCCGAGTTGCTGGCGCACGTCTACGACGAGCTCGCAGCCGGGCGCACGATCCTGCTGGAGGACACCTACGACCACCCCACCCTCGCCCCGGAGGCGCTGGCCGTGTTCACCGACGACGGGTGGGGTTCGATCGCCCTCGTCCCGGTCGTCGAGGAGGGCGAGGTCCAGTCGCTGATCGCCCTCGAGGTCCGGGAGCGCTCCCATCGCTGGCCCCCCGACGCCATCCGCCTGGCCGAGGCCGTCGCCACCGAGATGGCCCTGGCCCGTCGCACCGCCCGCCTCTTCGCCCAGGAGCGATCGATGGTCGAGCGCCTCCGGGAGGTCGACCAGGCCAAGTCCGACTTCGTGTCCACCGTGAGCCACGAGCTCCGCACGCCGCTCACCAGCATCCGGGGCTACGTGGAGATGCTCCGCGACGGCGACGCCGGAGCCCTCGACGCCCCCCAGGACCGGATGCTCGCCATCGTCGAGCGCAACACCGACCGCCTGCTCGCCCTGATCGAGGACCTGCTGACCCTGTCCCGCATCGAGTCGGGAGCATTCCGCACCACCGTGGCCGACGTCGACCTGGCCGACCTCCTCCGCTCCTGCGCCGAGGCCGTCGACGTGCAGGCCGCAGCAGCCGAGGTGGCCCTCGACGTGAGCGTCGACGCCGACCTGCCGGGCCTGCGCGGCGACGCCCACCAGCTGGAGAGGCTGATCCTGAACCTGCTCACCAACGCCATCAAGTTCTCCGAGCCGGGCTCGTCGGTGGCCCTGCGCGCCGCCCGGGTCGACGACGCCGCCCGCATCGAGGTCGAGGACCACGGGATGGGCATCCCCGAGGCCGAGCAGGACCGGCTGTTCTCCCGGTTCTTCCGCAGCTCCACCGCCCAGGAGCGGGCCGTGCCCGGCACCGGACTCGGGCTCGTCATCGCCAAGACCGCGGTCGACAACCACGGGGGCACGATCGACGTGGCCTCGACGCCGGGCCAGGGCACGACCTTCACCGTCGTGCTCCCCGGCGTGCCCCGTCTGGCGGTGGCCCGATGAGCGTCCGCCAGGTCCTGATCGTGGAGGACGACGAGGACATCGCCGCCCTCCTGGCCCTCCGCGTGACCCGCCAGGGGCACGGGGCCACCATCGCCCGCACCGGCGCCGAGGCCCTGGACCGGGCCCGGGCCGCCGCCCCCGACCTCATCCTGCTCGACCTGGGCCTGCCCGACATCCACGGCTGGGAGGTGCTCGAGCGGCTCCGCGACGACGAGCGCCTCGCCTCCGTGCCCGTCCTGGTGGTCTCGATCAGCGACGCCGGCGTCTCGACCGAGCACGCCGTGCAGGGCCACATCACCAAGCCCTTCGGAGCCGCGGACCTCGACCGCCAGGTCGCCGACGCCCTCTGTGCCCCCCCTCCCATCACCCGCAGGAAGGCCCGACCATGAGCACCGTGCTCGTCGCCGACGACGATGCCGACATCCGCGAGCTGGTGACCTTCAAGCTCGAGCAGGAGGGCCACGAGGTCCACGCCGTGGCCGACGGCGAGGCCGCGCTGCGCGCCGTCCTCGACGTCTCCCCCGACATCGTCCTGCTCGACGTGATGATGCCGCGCCGCACGGGGCTCGAGGTCTGCGAGGCCCTGCGGGCCGCACCCGAGACGGCCGGGCTGCCCGTCATCCTCCTCACCGCCAAGGCCCAGGAGGCCGACCTGGAGCGGGGCTTCACCAGCGGTGCCGACGACTACATCGTCAAGCCCTTCAGCCCCCGCGAGCTGGCGACCCGGGTCCGGGCCCAGCTGGCGCGCGCCCGCGGATGACGCTCCACGAGGTCCTGGTGGTCACGGCGGTGGCCGTGCTGGGGGCCAACATCGGCCTGCTCCTGATCTCGGCCGGCCACCACGTTGTCGCCACCGTCCGCACCCGCCACCGCGACGCCGTCCGCGCCGAGCTCCGCCCGCTCCTCATCCGCCTCGTGACCGACGAGGAGGCGACGCTGCCGCCCGTGCCCCGCCGTCGGACGGCCGCCCTGGAGGTGCTCGCCGTCGACCTGCTCGGCAAGGTCCGGGGCGAGGCCCGCGACGCCCTGCTCGCCGTCCTCGACCAGGCCGGCGCCCCGCAGCAGGCCGTCCGCCGCCTCCGGCGTCCGGGCCCGGTGGGGCGGTCGGCGGCGGCCGAGCTCCTCGGCCGGGCCGGGCGGGCCGAGCACCTCCCCGCCCTCGTCGCGCGGCTCGACGACCGCGACCCCGAGGTCCGCGCCGTCGCCTGCCGGGCCCTCGGACGGATCGGCGAGCCCTCGGCCGTCCCGCACCTCCTCGCCGCCCTCGACAGCCGCCGCCCCGTCCCCATGGGCATCGTCGGCAGCTCCCTCCTGCGCATCGGTCCGGTCGGCACGGGCCCCCTGCGCGACGCCCTCCAGGGCGGCCGGTCGTCGACGGCCGCCCGCGCCCTGGCCGTCGAGGTGCTGGGCCTGCACGGCGCCCTCGAGGCGGCCGGCGTCCTCGCCACCCGGCTCCAGGACCGGGACGAGGAGCTCGAGGTCCGCATCCGGGCGGCGCGGGCCCTCGGGCGCATCGGCTCGCCGCGCGGGACCGCGGCCCTGTCCGCCGTGGTCACCGACGACGAGCCCACCGGCCTGCGCGCCGTCGCCGCCCGCGCCCTCGGCGAGATCGGCGGGGACGACGCCGCCGCCGTCCTGCTGCCCCTGCTCGACGACCCCGCCCACGTGGTCGCGTCCAACGCCGCCACCGCCCTCCCCCGCTGCGGGGCGCGCGGGCGCGCCCTGCTCCTGCGTCGGGCCGGGGGCGAGGGCCGGGGCGCCGCCCTTGCCCGCGAGGCCCTCGCCTTGGCCGACCTGTGGGTCCACCGCACCGGCCCGGCCGAGGCGGTGTCGTGAGCGACGTCGCCCGCGCCGTCCTCGAGGGCTTCAGCTGGTTCGTGCTGGCGTACTTCCTGGTGCTCAACACCCTGTACCTGGTCCTGGTGCTGACCGCAGCCGGGGACGTGTTCCGCCACGTCCGGCGGCGGCCCTTCGCCGGCGACGACGACGCCTTCGCCAGCCCCCTCACCCCGCCTGTGTCGGTGGTGATGCCGGCCCACGACGAGGAGCCCGTCATCGTCGAGGCCGTGCACGCCATGCTCGCCCTGCGCTACCCGGAGTTCGAGGTGGTCGTGGTCGACGACGGCTCCAAGGACGGGACCTTCGCCCGCCTGGCCGAGGCCTTCGACCTGTGCGAGGTGCCCAAGGTCGTGCCCGAGCTGGTCCCGGTGCAGGGCAAGATCCTCTCGGTGTGGCTCTCCCGCCAGGGCCACCCGCTCACCGTGGTCCGCAAGGAGAGCGTGGGCAGCAAGGCCGACGCCAGCAACACGGGGATCAACGCCAGCCGGTACCCGCTGGCGTGCATGGTCGACGCCGACGCCGTGCTCGACGAGGACGCGCTGCTGACGGTCGTGAAGCCCTTCATCGACGACCCCCTGCGCATGGTGGCGACCGGCGGGTCGGTGCGGGCGGTCAACGGGTCGTCGGTCCACCGGGGCCGCATCGGCGAGACGCGGATGCCGTCGTCGTGGCTGGCCCGCATCCAGGTCGTCGAGTACCTGCGGGCGTTCCTCCTCGGGCGGTCCGGGTGGTCCCGCCTCCAGGGCCTGCTGATCATCTCCGGCGCCTTCGGGGTCTTCCGCCGGGACCTCGTCGTGGCGGTGGGCGGCTACCACGTCGGCGCCATCGGCGAGGA encodes the following:
- a CDS encoding 4a-hydroxytetrahydrobiopterin dehydratase, with amino-acid sequence MSDPAATAPEGWEEVDGRLHRELRFADFSEAFAFMTRVALAAEKADHHPDWSNSWNTVTIDLVSHDAGGLTERDVALAEAINALL
- a CDS encoding response regulator transcription factor; translated protein: MSTVLVADDDADIRELVTFKLEQEGHEVHAVADGEAALRAVLDVSPDIVLLDVMMPRRTGLEVCEALRAAPETAGLPVILLTAKAQEADLERGFTSGADDYIVKPFSPRELATRVRAQLARARG
- a CDS encoding HEAT repeat domain-containing protein; its protein translation is MTLHEVLVVTAVAVLGANIGLLLISAGHHVVATVRTRHRDAVRAELRPLLIRLVTDEEATLPPVPRRRTAALEVLAVDLLGKVRGEARDALLAVLDQAGAPQQAVRRLRRPGPVGRSAAAELLGRAGRAEHLPALVARLDDRDPEVRAVACRALGRIGEPSAVPHLLAALDSRRPVPMGIVGSSLLRIGPVGTGPLRDALQGGRSSTAARALAVEVLGLHGALEAAGVLATRLQDRDEELEVRIRAARALGRIGSPRGTAALSAVVTDDEPTGLRAVAARALGEIGGDDAAAVLLPLLDDPAHVVASNAATALPRCGARGRALLLRRAGGEGRGAALAREALALADLWVHRTGPAEAVS
- a CDS encoding ATP-binding protein, which translates into the protein MERADPTPAGERRRAPRPDRPNTVASRLRLPITVFILAAVFVTAAGGVSLVVADRTLDEMVDEIDPVRIATRDSLDAILDADDQFRGYRLTWDESYLPAYRAARDRYPAAQSRVEGLTDDAVIEAALDDQEQLFAQWVAFADRVERVGSTDQEAAERLVRTGRGRSLIDQIRTANDRAAERLDELDGQVAARSRRTTVLVGLLALVVLVLAGAVGIVATRRARRSVVEPLERLHATIARHRGGDRSARADIDGAVEVRVVSAAFNRLAAADAELSARQEALLAQERRVRQLGREIRATLDPQAVVRLTADALGPATGADRVVIRPVADNALGAAETTWTRDAVTAASGDTALDPHPELLAHVYDELAAGRTILLEDTYDHPTLAPEALAVFTDDGWGSIALVPVVEEGEVQSLIALEVRERSHRWPPDAIRLAEAVATEMALARRTARLFAQERSMVERLREVDQAKSDFVSTVSHELRTPLTSIRGYVEMLRDGDAGALDAPQDRMLAIVERNTDRLLALIEDLLTLSRIESGAFRTTVADVDLADLLRSCAEAVDVQAAAAEVALDVSVDADLPGLRGDAHQLERLILNLLTNAIKFSEPGSSVALRAARVDDAARIEVEDHGMGIPEAEQDRLFSRFFRSSTAQERAVPGTGLGLVIAKTAVDNHGGTIDVASTPGQGTTFTVVLPGVPRLAVAR
- a CDS encoding response regulator; its protein translation is MSVRQVLIVEDDEDIAALLALRVTRQGHGATIARTGAEALDRARAAAPDLILLDLGLPDIHGWEVLERLRDDERLASVPVLVVSISDAGVSTEHAVQGHITKPFGAADLDRQVADALCAPPPITRRKARP
- a CDS encoding glycosyltransferase family 2 protein codes for the protein MSDVARAVLEGFSWFVLAYFLVLNTLYLVLVLTAAGDVFRHVRRRPFAGDDDAFASPLTPPVSVVMPAHDEEPVIVEAVHAMLALRYPEFEVVVVDDGSKDGTFARLAEAFDLCEVPKVVPELVPVQGKILSVWLSRQGHPLTVVRKESVGSKADASNTGINASRYPLACMVDADAVLDEDALLTVVKPFIDDPLRMVATGGSVRAVNGSSVHRGRIGETRMPSSWLARIQVVEYLRAFLLGRSGWSRLQGLLIISGAFGVFRRDLVVAVGGYHVGAIGEDADLVARMHRHLRDEGREYRIQFVSEPVCWTEVPESLAVLGRQRRRWSRGLAEVLWSQRRMVGNPRYGRIGTVVMPYYLLFECLGPVLELAGIVSVVVGLALGILDVTFALLFLSVALGYGFLLSVVSIAIEEVGYRRYRRGRDLGMAVVAAVVENVGFRQLHAWWRLQGLWQAIRGSEHAWGTMTRAGFASEEAPEARESEPVA